The following coding sequences are from one Triticum dicoccoides isolate Atlit2015 ecotype Zavitan chromosome 4A, WEW_v2.0, whole genome shotgun sequence window:
- the LOC119288637 gene encoding putative cyclin-dependent kinase F-2, whose product MPPRKRPAAVLDAGHATTTTSRQSSASCKRSRTRIRSTEEYEEETRLGEGGFGSVLLARHRDTRKIVAIKYLYWPDGSQQPPDAAELLREARFLEACDGNPYVVGFEGLVRDPDNGAFGLVMEYVAAPSLHKFLRNRRSGQPLPESTVRAIMWKLLTGAKTMHGRHVVHRDIKPGNILVGQDGELVKICDFGLAISMSELPPYNQAGTPFYVAPEVLLGKRDYDALVDTWSIGCVMAEMLTGKTLFLGDDDDDAADNEIVQLWSIFRLLGTPDERTWPEFTSLPLTAKALKLLPRGHKHDKLRELFPQEKLSEHGFQVLQGLLTCNPNQRLTAATALKHRWFAAPRAAAAPKVEKKAPRTKFIPPAMPQKNLLKIPLAVWNAAQQV is encoded by the coding sequence ATGCCCCCCCGCAAGCGGCCCGCCGCCGTCCTCGACGCCGGTCACGCCACCACGACGACGAGTAGACAATCGTCGGCGTCCTGCAAGAGGAGCCGCACCAGAATCCGAAGCACCGAGGAgtacgaggaggagacccgcctcggcgagggcggcttcggctccgtcctcctggcgcgccaccgcGACACCCGCAAGATCGTCGCCATCAAGTACCTCTACTGGCCGGACGGGTCCCAGCAGCCCCCCGACGCCGCCGAGCTTCTGCGGGAGGCCCGATTCCTCGAGGCCTGCGACGGGAACCCCTACGTCGTCGGCTTCGAGGGCCTGGTGCGCGACCCCGACAACGGCGCCTTCGGCCTCGTCATGGAGTACGTCGCCGCGCCGAGCCTCCACAAGTTCCTGCGGAACAGGCGCAGCGGCCAGCCGCTCCCGGAGTCCACCGTGCGCGCCATCATGTGGAAGCTCCTCACCGGTGCCAAGACGATGCACGGCCGCCACGTCGTCCACCGCGACATCAAGCCCGGCAACATCCTCGTCGGCCAAGACGGGGAGCTCGTCAAAATCTGCGACTTTGGGCTGGCGATCTCCATGTCCGAGCTGCCGCCGTACAACCAGGCCGGCACGCCGTTCTACGTGGCGCCCGAGGTGCTCCTGGGGAAGCGGGACTACGACGCGCTCGTGGACACGTGGTCTATCGGCTGCGTCATGGCCGAGATGCTCACCGGTAAGACGCTGTTCCTcggcgatgatgacgacgacgcCGCAGACAATGAGATCGTCCAGCTCTGGAGCATCTTCCGCTTGCTCGGGACGCCGGACGAGAGGACGTGGCCGGAGTTCACGTCGCTGCCGCTCACCGCAAAGGCGCTGAAACTGCTACCGCGGGGGCACAAGCACGACAAGCTGCGGGAACTGTTCCCTCAAGAGAAGCTGTCCGAGCATGGGTTCCAGGTGTTGCAAGGCCTTCTCACGTGCAACCCCAACCAGCGACTGACGGCGGCCACGGCGCTCAAGCACCGATGGTTTGCTGCTCCTCGTGCCGCCGCCGCTCCAAAGGTCGAAAAGAAGGCACCAAGGACCAAGTTCATCCCGCCGGCCATGCCGCAGAAGAATCTACTCAAAATTCCACTCGCCGTGTGGAACGCAGCACAACAAGTGTAG